A genomic segment from Desulfurella amilsii encodes:
- a CDS encoding acyl CoA:acetate/3-ketoacid CoA transferase has protein sequence MGHGKVVNVSDALSVIKDGDVVAISGFNLSTAPEYLILELFEQYKKTGHPNNLFIISDTLPAVADRGLDKVFGELYQDKDQKFIRGTLMPFIGWSPALMKMTLENRIEVYSFAIGTTSYWFREVASNRPGLLSKVGIGTFLDPRIDGGASNEIAKEKKTCKVDVLTINGEEWLLYQAPTPDVTLIRGTTADEDGNISMEEEGIYGTVLNMAQAAKALPNQGKVICQVKYVARKDTIPTREVIVPAPLIDYVVVAPDAEKYHKISGSYVYDPRLAGHVKAKKTKELEELLPAPNQIRDRIAAGRILIEVMKTAAKLKKPLFGNLGIGIPVYASWLAGELGLSNLLALTVEPGPIGGIALVGPDFGVAISPQAIIPMPDMFTNYEGGIIDFAALGFMEIDSKGNLNPSYSSTKVSGPGGFPVISSGSPRTFFAGGFTAGKFDIDAAKGKLIIKSDGNILKFNEKIVKIVFSGPQAVKAKKEILYVTERAVFGLNENGLILKEIAPGVDLEKDILAKMNFKPQIANKLETMPECLFHPSLDPLKEHIDDILEEAGLI, from the coding sequence ATGGGTCATGGAAAAGTTGTAAACGTTTCTGATGCATTAAGCGTCATCAAAGATGGTGATGTTGTAGCCATCTCAGGGTTTAATTTGTCTACGGCACCAGAGTATTTGATCTTGGAGCTTTTTGAACAGTACAAAAAAACAGGTCATCCAAACAATCTATTTATTATTTCAGACACACTGCCTGCGGTAGCAGACAGAGGCCTTGACAAAGTTTTTGGTGAACTTTATCAAGACAAAGACCAAAAATTTATTAGGGGCACTTTAATGCCTTTTATTGGTTGGTCGCCCGCTTTGATGAAAATGACGCTTGAAAACAGGATCGAGGTGTATTCTTTTGCTATTGGTACAACTTCTTACTGGTTTAGGGAAGTTGCAAGCAACAGACCAGGATTATTATCAAAAGTTGGTATTGGGACATTTTTAGATCCAAGAATTGACGGTGGCGCTTCAAATGAAATTGCAAAAGAAAAGAAAACCTGTAAAGTAGATGTACTTACTATAAATGGCGAAGAATGGCTATTGTACCAGGCGCCAACACCAGATGTAACGCTTATTAGAGGCACAACTGCCGACGAAGACGGCAATATTTCAATGGAAGAAGAAGGTATCTATGGCACAGTGCTTAATATGGCACAAGCTGCCAAAGCTCTTCCCAATCAGGGCAAAGTTATTTGCCAGGTAAAGTATGTTGCGCGAAAGGATACCATACCAACAAGAGAAGTTATCGTCCCTGCACCACTTATTGACTACGTTGTAGTAGCACCAGATGCAGAAAAATACCATAAAATATCTGGTAGCTATGTGTATGATCCAAGGCTTGCTGGTCATGTAAAAGCTAAAAAAACTAAAGAACTAGAAGAACTCTTGCCAGCACCAAATCAAATAAGGGATAGGATAGCAGCAGGAAGAATCTTAATCGAAGTCATGAAAACTGCCGCAAAATTAAAGAAACCATTATTTGGTAACCTAGGTATAGGTATTCCTGTATATGCATCGTGGCTTGCGGGAGAATTAGGCTTAAGTAATTTGCTTGCACTAACTGTTGAGCCTGGACCTATCGGCGGGATTGCATTAGTTGGGCCAGATTTTGGCGTTGCTATATCACCACAGGCAATAATTCCAATGCCTGATATGTTTACAAACTATGAGGGTGGCATTATAGATTTTGCAGCTTTAGGGTTTATGGAAATTGACTCAAAAGGCAATTTAAATCCATCATATAGTTCAACAAAAGTATCAGGACCAGGTGGTTTCCCTGTAATTAGCTCAGGATCGCCAAGAACATTCTTTGCTGGAGGTTTTACTGCTGGCAAGTTTGATATAGATGCTGCTAAAGGAAAATTGATAATAAAATCTGACGGAAATATATTAAAGTTCAATGAAAAAATTGTAAAAATTGTATTTAGTGGTCCTCAGGCTGTAAAGGCAAAAAAAGAAATACTGTACGTCACAGAAAGAGCCGTATTTGGCTTGAATGAAAATGGCCTGATACTTAAAGAAATTGCACCAGGTGTTGATTTAGAAAAAGACATCCTGGCAAAAATGAACTTTAAGCCTCAAATTGCTAATAAACTTGAAACAATGCCTGAGTGCTTGTTCCATCCAAGCTTAGACCCGCTTAAAGAACACATCGACGATATATTAGAAGAGGCTGGGTTAATTTAA
- a CDS encoding nitroreductase: MTVLEAIKSRKSTRAFLDKPVEKEVLYKLFDIARFAPSGHNVQPWEILVLTGQTKNKLSDALVEAVKSSVERQYDYIYEVKDMPQYIKDRRRACNTRVFEFKNLDPKDKVALQEHILENFRFFNAPVELLLLREKNLGENTFIDIGIMAQTIMLLALEFGLASCPKTSIAAYAPVIKKTLNIPDTKMVIMSISLGYPDNNAYINKLTMDRIAVGDFVTFLD; this comes from the coding sequence ATGACAGTTTTAGAAGCAATAAAGTCAAGGAAATCTACACGAGCATTTTTAGACAAGCCAGTGGAAAAAGAAGTGCTTTATAAGTTGTTTGATATTGCTAGATTTGCACCATCTGGCCACAATGTTCAACCCTGGGAGATTTTGGTATTAACAGGTCAAACTAAAAATAAATTAAGCGATGCTTTAGTAGAAGCGGTAAAAAGCAGCGTTGAAAGGCAATACGATTATATATACGAAGTAAAAGATATGCCACAATACATTAAAGATAGGCGCAGAGCTTGTAATACAAGGGTTTTTGAATTCAAAAACTTAGACCCAAAAGATAAAGTTGCTCTTCAAGAACACATATTAGAAAACTTTAGGTTTTTCAATGCACCTGTTGAATTACTTCTATTAAGAGAAAAAAACTTAGGCGAAAACACATTTATAGATATTGGCATTATGGCACAAACTATAATGCTGCTTGCTTTGGAATTTGGCCTAGCTAGTTGCCCAAAAACATCCATTGCAGCATATGCTCCTGTTATAAAGAAAACACTCAATATACCAGACACAAAAATGGTTATAATGAGTATTTCACTTGGATATCCAGATAACAATGCTTACATCAATAAGCTAACGATGGACAGAATAGCTGTAGGGGATTTTGTCACTTTTTTAGATTAG
- the der gene encoding ribosome biogenesis GTPase Der → MIISIVGKPNVGKSSLFNLLVAKNKSIISKMPGTTRDTIADYLTIKDKNAMLIDTGGLNDEDYALSKKINLQTQEAIESSDIVILVFDAKEPLSDFDISLFKMIVKLKKTYIIVVNKVDEKNDNFFYEFMRFKDAILISTKRKTNIDKLKERLYELINKSIKIDDSDTKLAFVGRTNVGKSSLFNACLKKERSIVAPQAGTTLDSVDSFIRYNNRTYKIVDTAGLRLKLKKESLDKLASYLALFSIERCDIALLVIDAIEGVKTQDLRIASLLEQKHKGIVVVLNKWDLVEKDHDKVFKELKDRLSFVKFAPFLRVSAKESKNIDKIFKNIQIVEDYYNKRIPTHDLNEALHVLSKTHPAININSKPIKIKYINQVETKPPTFVIFTNTEKVPKNFEHYIKNQLYSMFKFTGCPLKLIFKKD, encoded by the coding sequence ATGATAATTTCCATTGTAGGTAAACCCAACGTAGGTAAATCGAGTCTTTTTAATTTACTTGTAGCTAAAAACAAAAGCATAATAAGCAAGATGCCTGGCACAACACGCGATACAATAGCAGATTATTTAACCATTAAAGATAAAAATGCAATGCTTATTGACACAGGTGGGCTCAATGATGAAGACTACGCTTTATCAAAAAAAATTAATTTACAAACACAAGAGGCTATTGAGTCTAGCGATATTGTGATCCTTGTCTTTGATGCAAAAGAACCATTAAGTGATTTTGACATATCATTGTTTAAGATGATTGTAAAGCTCAAAAAAACATACATTATAGTGGTTAATAAAGTTGATGAAAAAAATGATAATTTTTTTTATGAATTTATGCGTTTTAAAGATGCGATATTGATCTCAACAAAACGCAAAACTAATATAGATAAACTCAAAGAAAGGCTTTATGAGCTTATAAACAAAAGTATTAAAATTGATGATTCAGATACAAAATTAGCCTTTGTGGGTAGGACCAATGTAGGGAAATCTAGCCTTTTTAATGCATGTTTAAAAAAAGAGCGCTCAATTGTTGCCCCACAGGCTGGTACAACGCTAGACAGCGTTGATAGTTTTATTAGGTATAATAATAGAACTTACAAAATAGTTGATACGGCAGGCTTAAGACTAAAATTAAAAAAAGAAAGTCTTGATAAATTAGCGTCATATCTAGCCTTGTTTTCTATCGAAAGATGCGATATAGCACTTTTAGTGATTGATGCTATTGAGGGTGTAAAAACGCAAGATTTAAGAATAGCTTCTTTGCTTGAGCAAAAACACAAAGGTATTGTAGTTGTGCTTAACAAGTGGGACTTAGTAGAAAAAGATCATGATAAGGTTTTTAAAGAATTAAAAGACAGGCTTTCTTTTGTAAAATTTGCGCCATTTTTGAGAGTTAGCGCCAAAGAATCAAAAAATATTGATAAAATTTTTAAAAATATACAGATTGTTGAGGATTACTACAACAAAAGAATCCCCACGCACGATTTAAATGAAGCTCTCCACGTTTTATCAAAAACGCATCCTGCAATAAATATAAATTCAAAACCTATCAAGATAAAATATATAAATCAAGTTGAAACGAAACCGCCCACATTTGTGATTTTTACAAATACAGAAAAAGTGCCCAAAAATTTTGAGCACTATATCAAAAATCAATTATATTCTATGTTTAAGTTTACAGGTTGCCCACTTAAGCTAATTTTCAAAAAGGACTAA
- a CDS encoding glycoside hydrolase family 57 protein yields MVFVSFVWHMHQPYYKDDIEGKYAASWVRLHASKDYLDMLKIAQNNNAKVTFNLTPVLVNQILSYKNLECENTASLLLKPVSELTDKQKLFVLEDSFKIGSHIIQKTPKYRQLYHKKQNATSNILNVFSNQEILICEIAYLLSWLGNLQKDDTIKKIEENLSAAGEEEKQYLLNRQLQILQSIVPEYKKAFKNGDICLTTTPFYHPILPLLIDSDIAKVSNPNIKLPQKFSYKEDAKWHIRVAKQYMERIFESKIDGMWPSEGSVSDEALCLIAECGFKFAATDEQIIKNSGFSDIHAPYLYENNNLSLHMFFRDHTLSDKIGFVYSHMHYKDAVEDFLNSIKAVESRSGPKSIVSVILDGENAWEYYDNNGYDFLNYLYDSLQKDTDIEIITPDEYLELKDAKELKFGKIWPGSWIGANFNIWIGDDEDNKAWDLLNKARERLSTNKASINQLYKAQGSDWNWWYGADHSSTDDVLFDNLFRSMLIKAYMLDKKTPPRELYIPIKKRLSTLESKSPISFINPKIDGVISSYFEWTGAGEFVELESAMSVSDRMIKKIYYGFNENDIFLRIDFNNLKSNILDQYTICIEIFDNVKTCLSLSNQKSYIQRFDRNGKIIAQEKFFDYAINKILEIKISKDFLGVHEKEKVFFYINIEHENKIIERFPTNKDILIEIPSKNFESENWFV; encoded by the coding sequence ATGGTATTTGTTTCTTTTGTTTGGCACATGCATCAGCCCTATTACAAAGACGATATTGAAGGTAAATATGCTGCTAGCTGGGTAAGGCTTCACGCATCCAAAGACTACCTTGATATGTTAAAAATTGCTCAAAATAACAATGCAAAGGTAACATTTAATTTAACGCCCGTGCTTGTTAATCAGATTTTGTCTTATAAGAATCTGGAGTGCGAAAACACAGCGAGTCTTCTTTTAAAGCCAGTTTCTGAACTGACTGATAAACAAAAATTGTTTGTACTGGAAGACTCTTTTAAGATAGGTTCGCACATTATACAAAAAACTCCTAAATATAGGCAGCTTTATCATAAAAAGCAAAACGCCACCTCAAATATTCTGAATGTTTTTAGCAATCAAGAGATTTTAATTTGTGAAATAGCTTATTTGCTTTCATGGCTTGGCAATCTTCAAAAAGACGATACAATAAAAAAAATTGAGGAGAATTTAAGTGCAGCAGGCGAAGAAGAAAAGCAATACTTGCTTAATAGGCAACTTCAAATTCTTCAATCCATTGTACCAGAATATAAAAAGGCTTTTAAAAACGGTGATATTTGTTTAACTACGACACCTTTTTATCATCCGATTTTGCCGCTACTTATTGATAGTGATATAGCAAAAGTTTCAAACCCAAATATAAAGCTACCACAAAAATTTAGCTACAAAGAAGATGCAAAATGGCATATAAGAGTCGCAAAGCAATATATGGAGCGAATTTTTGAATCTAAAATCGACGGTATGTGGCCATCAGAAGGTTCAGTTAGTGATGAAGCTTTATGCTTAATTGCTGAGTGTGGTTTCAAATTTGCAGCTACAGACGAGCAAATCATAAAGAATTCAGGCTTTAGTGATATACATGCACCATATTTATACGAAAATAATAACTTATCATTGCATATGTTTTTTAGAGACCATACATTGTCTGATAAAATAGGATTTGTGTACTCTCATATGCACTACAAAGACGCAGTGGAAGACTTTTTAAATTCCATAAAAGCCGTAGAGTCACGAAGCGGGCCAAAATCCATTGTTAGCGTTATTTTGGATGGTGAAAATGCCTGGGAGTACTACGATAACAATGGCTATGATTTTTTAAATTATCTGTATGATAGTTTGCAAAAAGACACTGATATAGAAATTATTACGCCAGATGAGTATTTGGAACTAAAAGATGCCAAAGAGCTCAAATTTGGCAAAATCTGGCCAGGTTCATGGATTGGGGCTAATTTTAATATATGGATAGGAGATGATGAGGATAATAAAGCGTGGGACTTGCTCAATAAAGCTCGCGAGCGTCTTTCAACAAATAAAGCTAGCATAAATCAGTTATACAAAGCACAAGGCAGCGATTGGAACTGGTGGTATGGGGCAGATCATTCTTCTACAGATGATGTTTTGTTTGATAATTTATTTAGAAGTATGCTTATAAAGGCTTATATGCTTGATAAAAAAACTCCCCCACGAGAGCTATATATACCAATTAAAAAGCGCTTGAGTACCTTAGAAAGCAAAAGTCCTATTAGCTTCATTAACCCTAAAATTGATGGTGTTATTAGCTCTTATTTTGAATGGACTGGTGCAGGCGAGTTTGTAGAGCTTGAATCTGCGATGAGCGTTTCAGATAGAATGATTAAGAAAATTTACTATGGTTTTAATGAAAATGATATTTTTTTGAGGATAGACTTTAATAACTTAAAATCCAATATACTGGATCAATATACAATCTGCATAGAGATATTCGATAATGTTAAGACATGCCTTTCTTTGTCAAACCAAAAAAGCTACATTCAGAGATTTGACAGAAATGGCAAAATTATAGCCCAAGAAAAATTTTTTGACTATGCAATAAATAAAATCTTGGAGATTAAAATTTCAAAAGATTTTTTGGGCGTACATGAAAAAGAGAAAGTTTTCTTTTATATTAATATTGAGCATGAAAATAAAATTATAGAAAGATTTCCAACAAATAAAGACATACTTATTGAGATACCTTCTAAAAATTTTGAATCTGAAAATTGGTTTGTATGA
- a CDS encoding aconitate hydratase, with product MGLTVAQKILKEHLVDGSLTEGDEIGIKIDQTLTQDATGTMADLQFEQMGTPRVKTEVSVSYIDHKTIQMGFEDADDHTYLQTFAKKYGLYLSKAGNGICHQVHVERFGKPGKTLLGSDSHTPTGGGIGMIAIGAGGLDVASAMAGMPFYMPRPKIVGIKLTGKLNPWVSAKDIILKVLQILTTKGNVGWIAEYFGDGVKHLSVPERATITNMGAELGVTTSVFPSDETTRSFLKAQKREQDWISLEVDPDAVYDKVIEINLNELEPMIAQPHSPDNVVRVRDVEGTPADQVMVGSCTNSSYKDGKILAEILKGKVANENVSFGYAPGSKQVLRMLSDEGKLSHIIAAGARILESACGFCIGAGQAPRNNAVSIRTNNRNFFGRSGTTTAKIYLVSPETAAACALTGKITDPRDLEKLFGIQYPKVDVPSEFTIDDSLIIPPAHETGMSKVELYKGPNIVDPPGGSSMPADLIGEVTGKFGDKITTDDIMPAGDLLKYRSNVPKYAEYVFVKRDPTFAQRCLENKKMGIHNIIVGGDSYGQGSSREHAALCPMYLGVKAVIAKAIERIHRANLINFGILPLTFKNPDDYEKIDQGDRIKLPNIRKALIENKGEVMLYNETKGISIPLNYHLTEREVKTILAGGTMKLAKDFPGKSFKEIVFNS from the coding sequence ATGGGATTGACAGTCGCTCAAAAGATACTCAAAGAGCATTTGGTTGACGGTAGCCTCACAGAAGGAGACGAAATTGGTATAAAAATTGATCAAACGCTCACGCAAGATGCAACAGGCACAATGGCGGATCTTCAATTTGAACAAATGGGGACACCTCGTGTAAAGACTGAAGTTTCTGTTAGCTACATTGATCACAAAACAATCCAAATGGGCTTTGAAGATGCAGATGACCATACGTATTTGCAAACATTTGCAAAAAAATATGGCTTGTATCTATCAAAAGCAGGTAATGGTATTTGCCATCAGGTCCATGTAGAACGCTTTGGCAAACCAGGTAAAACGCTGTTGGGCTCTGATTCGCATACACCAACGGGTGGTGGTATTGGCATGATAGCTATTGGTGCAGGCGGGCTTGATGTTGCAAGCGCAATGGCTGGTATGCCATTTTATATGCCAAGACCGAAAATTGTTGGTATAAAGTTAACCGGTAAGCTTAACCCATGGGTTTCAGCAAAAGATATTATTTTAAAAGTATTGCAAATACTTACAACTAAAGGCAATGTTGGCTGGATTGCAGAGTACTTTGGAGACGGTGTAAAGCATTTAAGCGTCCCAGAGCGAGCAACAATTACCAATATGGGTGCAGAGCTTGGTGTAACAACGAGTGTTTTTCCATCAGACGAAACAACAAGATCTTTTTTAAAAGCCCAAAAAAGAGAACAAGACTGGATTTCTCTAGAGGTGGATCCAGATGCTGTATACGATAAAGTGATCGAAATTAACTTAAACGAACTTGAACCAATGATAGCACAACCTCACTCACCAGATAATGTTGTACGCGTAAGAGATGTAGAAGGAACACCAGCAGATCAAGTCATGGTAGGTAGCTGTACAAACTCTTCTTATAAAGATGGCAAGATATTGGCAGAAATTTTAAAAGGCAAAGTAGCAAATGAAAACGTAAGTTTTGGTTATGCACCAGGCTCAAAGCAGGTTTTAAGGATGCTTTCCGATGAAGGAAAGTTAAGCCATATTATAGCTGCAGGTGCAAGAATATTGGAATCAGCATGTGGTTTTTGCATAGGCGCAGGTCAAGCTCCAAGAAACAATGCAGTTTCTATAAGAACCAACAATAGAAATTTTTTTGGAAGAAGCGGCACTACTACAGCTAAAATTTATTTAGTAAGCCCAGAAACAGCAGCTGCATGTGCTCTAACGGGTAAGATAACAGACCCCAGAGATTTGGAAAAACTTTTTGGTATTCAATACCCAAAAGTTGATGTGCCAAGCGAATTTACAATAGATGATTCGCTTATAATACCACCAGCACATGAAACTGGGATGTCAAAAGTTGAACTCTATAAGGGACCAAATATAGTTGATCCGCCAGGTGGTAGCTCTATGCCAGCTGATTTAATTGGTGAGGTTACAGGCAAATTTGGCGATAAAATTACCACAGATGATATTATGCCAGCAGGAGACTTACTAAAGTACCGCTCTAATGTGCCAAAGTATGCTGAATATGTTTTTGTGAAGAGAGACCCTACATTTGCTCAAAGATGTTTGGAAAATAAAAAAATGGGCATTCACAACATTATTGTGGGCGGTGATTCATACGGTCAAGGCTCATCAAGAGAGCACGCAGCATTATGCCCAATGTATTTGGGTGTAAAAGCAGTCATAGCAAAAGCCATTGAACGTATCCACAGAGCTAACCTTATCAATTTTGGTATACTGCCTCTTACATTCAAAAACCCAGATGATTACGAAAAAATTGATCAGGGAGATAGAATTAAATTGCCAAATATTAGAAAAGCCCTAATTGAAAACAAAGGCGAAGTAATGCTATACAACGAAACAAAAGGTATTTCCATACCTTTGAATTATCATTTAACAGAAAGGGAAGTTAAAACTATACTTGCAGGTGGCACGATGAAGTTGGCAAAAGATTTTCCAGGCAAAAGCTTTAAAGAAATAGTTTTTAATTCTTAA
- a CDS encoding protein-glutamate methylesterase/protein-glutamine glutaminase: MVRVLIVDDSLISRKYLTRILEESGQIKVIDTASDGLEAIEKVKTLKPDVVTMDIEMPKLNGIEALKHIMLENPVPIIMVSTLTTEGASITLEALHLGAVDYIPKNDVLNFNKITKDARELLIAKIIAAKSSKIQKPKLVKPTLPKPTQIVTPQKITTKDIRLIAIATSTGGPVALEKIMSEFPKVNVPVLIVQHMPATFTPIFAKSLDRISSIPIKEAQDQEIAQNGKGYLAPGGLQMSIEDKNGTLTIKISDQPKTIYVPSADVLFSSCAETTKNRTLAIIMTGMGNDGYEGLLKLKKIGGTIIAQSKESCVVWGMPRKPTENNIVDYIGDLEEIPNIIKKIIG; encoded by the coding sequence ATGGTTAGGGTTTTGATTGTTGACGACTCGCTTATTTCAAGAAAATATTTAACAAGGATACTGGAAGAATCTGGCCAAATAAAGGTGATTGATACAGCCTCAGATGGACTAGAGGCTATAGAAAAAGTAAAAACTCTCAAACCAGATGTTGTTACCATGGATATAGAAATGCCAAAATTAAACGGCATAGAAGCGCTAAAACACATAATGTTAGAAAATCCCGTGCCGATAATTATGGTGTCAACGCTTACAACAGAAGGTGCAAGCATAACGCTTGAAGCTTTGCATTTAGGCGCAGTTGATTATATACCAAAAAACGATGTTCTTAACTTTAATAAAATAACAAAAGACGCTCGAGAACTATTAATAGCAAAAATCATCGCTGCAAAAAGCTCAAAAATACAAAAACCAAAACTTGTAAAACCTACACTGCCTAAGCCAACACAAATAGTCACACCACAGAAAATAACCACAAAAGATATTAGACTTATTGCTATTGCGACTTCAACGGGTGGACCCGTTGCCCTAGAAAAAATAATGAGTGAATTCCCAAAAGTTAATGTGCCTGTTTTAATTGTCCAACATATGCCAGCTACATTTACACCGATTTTTGCAAAATCACTCGATAGAATCTCATCTATACCCATAAAAGAAGCTCAGGATCAAGAAATTGCCCAAAATGGCAAAGGTTACCTAGCACCAGGCGGTTTACAAATGAGTATAGAGGACAAAAATGGTACACTTACTATAAAAATTTCAGACCAGCCAAAAACAATTTATGTTCCAAGTGCTGATGTATTGTTTAGCTCTTGCGCCGAAACAACAAAAAATAGGACGCTTGCTATTATCATGACGGGTATGGGAAACGATGGTTATGAGGGTTTACTAAAACTTAAAAAAATTGGCGGCACAATTATTGCACAAAGCAAAGAGTCCTGTGTCGTTTGGGGTATGCCAAGAAAGCCCACTGAAAACAACATAGTAGACTATATTGGCGACTTAGAAGAAATACCCAATATTATTAAAAAGATTATAGGATAA